A stretch of the Streptomyces sp. WMMB303 genome encodes the following:
- a CDS encoding DEAD/DEAH box helicase, with translation MSQLTDCVAVFLPADPPRRSRVAFRLPEGAVQHPAAPDAAPSHTHGADRGPHADSLELTVVVPVGGGAETRTVPVLALPVTAALPVLTRAHAARQEGGAGPTTAFWGAAALFALRLTAEGRLRPGVTPAGYDAWSLGPLTGEDRSALEELAAAMPPDAHAVPLPGGGPLRMPEPGSLLLAFLGAVADGLPRTPAAAVAAGAAAFTGDEPVAVPELRPWAAEVAAGIDGGLGLSLRIEIESPHVLGAETERSGVLTEEQTGPVFRGVLQLHVPADRALVADAAAVWAGTAPLTERFGPQARTDALLALRRAAAAWAPLTPLLSAAVPDSLELADEEVAELLGTSVPRALADVGLQVHWPREFARSLTSRAVIGPDGEADPSGGGRQNPHRRGVPSRLDPDTLLRFDWRFAIGDQEVTRAELDRLAEAGRPLVRLRDQWVLVSPQEIAAAQQRKDRKVGTLEALDAVLTGAADTKTADREAARVEVEATGWLETLRERLSDPERREEPPLPPPAELRATLRDYQLRGLDWLHRMTSLGLGGCLADDMGLGKTLTLIALHLRRQHVEGCGGPTLVVCPASLVGNWQREIERFAPDTPVRRYHGPNRSLEGLRGAEFVLTTYGTMRLDAARLVPADGGSWGMVVADEAQHVKNPFAATARALRTIPARARVALTGTPVENNLSELWAVLDWTTPGLLGRLGTFRRRYADAAEGGDPVAAQRLARLVRPFLLRRRKTDPGVAPELPPKTETDRAVALTPEQTGLYEAVVRESLEALKGTDGFERRGLVVELLTSLKQICNHPAQYLKEHGGRLSGRSGKLELLDELLDVLLAEGASILVFTQYVQMARLLERHLASRHVPTQCLHGGTPLPRRDEMVRRFQEGSAPVFLLSLKAAGTGLNLTRASHVVHYDRWWNPAVEAQATDRAHRIGQTRPVQVHRLVTEGTVEDRIADMLRRKQALADSVLGTGGESALTELTDSELAELVELRKVER, from the coding sequence ATGTCCCAGCTCACCGACTGCGTGGCCGTCTTCCTGCCCGCGGACCCGCCACGCCGGTCCCGTGTCGCCTTCCGGCTCCCCGAAGGGGCCGTGCAGCACCCCGCCGCACCTGATGCGGCGCCGTCCCACACCCACGGAGCCGACCGCGGGCCTCATGCCGATTCCCTCGAACTGACAGTTGTCGTTCCGGTCGGCGGTGGCGCGGAGACCCGCACGGTGCCGGTCCTCGCCCTCCCCGTGACGGCGGCCCTTCCCGTACTCACCAGAGCCCATGCCGCACGCCAGGAGGGGGGAGCGGGGCCGACCACGGCATTCTGGGGCGCAGCCGCGCTGTTCGCCCTCCGGCTGACCGCCGAGGGGCGACTGCGGCCGGGAGTGACTCCGGCCGGCTACGACGCCTGGAGCCTGGGCCCGCTCACCGGTGAGGACCGCAGCGCGCTGGAGGAACTGGCCGCCGCGATGCCTCCGGACGCCCATGCAGTGCCGCTGCCCGGAGGCGGTCCGTTGCGCATGCCGGAGCCCGGCTCGCTGCTGCTCGCGTTCCTGGGCGCGGTCGCGGACGGCCTGCCGCGCACTCCTGCCGCGGCGGTCGCCGCAGGAGCGGCCGCGTTCACCGGTGACGAGCCCGTCGCAGTGCCGGAGCTGCGGCCCTGGGCCGCGGAAGTGGCCGCCGGTATCGACGGGGGGCTGGGCCTTTCGCTGCGGATCGAGATCGAGAGTCCGCATGTCCTTGGCGCGGAGACGGAACGCAGCGGAGTGCTCACCGAAGAGCAGACCGGCCCCGTCTTCCGGGGAGTGCTGCAACTGCACGTGCCTGCCGACCGCGCGCTGGTCGCCGACGCCGCGGCGGTCTGGGCGGGCACCGCACCCCTGACGGAACGATTCGGCCCACAGGCGCGCACGGACGCGCTCCTCGCGCTGCGGCGCGCGGCCGCTGCCTGGGCACCCCTCACCCCGCTGCTGTCGGCGGCGGTGCCCGACTCGCTCGAACTCGCCGACGAGGAGGTGGCCGAACTGCTGGGCACCTCGGTTCCGCGTGCCCTGGCCGACGTCGGCCTCCAGGTGCACTGGCCGCGAGAGTTCGCCCGGTCGCTCACCTCCCGCGCCGTGATCGGCCCGGACGGCGAAGCCGATCCCTCCGGCGGCGGCAGGCAGAACCCGCACCGCCGGGGAGTGCCCTCCCGGCTGGATCCCGACACGCTGCTCCGCTTCGACTGGCGCTTCGCCATCGGCGACCAGGAGGTGACACGCGCCGAACTCGACCGCCTGGCCGAGGCGGGGCGCCCGTTGGTGCGGCTGCGCGACCAGTGGGTGCTCGTGTCTCCGCAGGAGATCGCAGCCGCCCAGCAGCGCAAGGACCGCAAAGTGGGCACGCTGGAGGCACTCGACGCCGTCCTCACCGGCGCGGCCGACACCAAAACGGCCGACAGGGAAGCCGCACGTGTCGAGGTCGAGGCCACCGGCTGGCTGGAGACGCTGCGGGAGCGGCTGTCGGATCCGGAGCGGCGCGAGGAGCCCCCGCTGCCTCCGCCCGCCGAACTGAGGGCTACGCTGCGCGACTACCAGTTGCGCGGTCTGGACTGGCTGCACCGGATGACATCACTCGGCCTCGGCGGCTGCCTCGCCGACGACATGGGTCTGGGCAAGACACTCACGCTGATCGCGCTCCACCTGCGCCGGCAGCACGTCGAGGGCTGCGGCGGACCGACCCTGGTGGTGTGCCCCGCGTCCCTGGTGGGCAATTGGCAGCGGGAGATCGAGCGGTTCGCGCCGGACACTCCGGTACGCCGCTACCACGGACCGAACCGCTCGCTGGAGGGGCTGCGCGGGGCCGAGTTCGTACTGACGACGTACGGCACGATGCGACTGGACGCCGCTCGCCTGGTTCCCGCAGACGGTGGGTCCTGGGGCATGGTCGTCGCGGACGAGGCCCAGCACGTCAAGAACCCGTTCGCAGCCACCGCCAGGGCCCTGCGCACGATCCCGGCACGAGCGCGGGTGGCACTGACGGGAACGCCGGTGGAGAACAACCTCTCCGAGCTGTGGGCGGTGCTCGACTGGACCACCCCGGGGCTCCTGGGCCGCCTCGGTACCTTCCGCAGACGCTACGCCGACGCGGCCGAGGGCGGCGACCCGGTGGCCGCGCAGCGGCTCGCACGGCTCGTGCGGCCGTTCCTGTTGCGGCGGCGCAAGACGGATCCGGGGGTCGCGCCCGAACTCCCGCCGAAGACCGAGACCGACCGTGCGGTCGCCCTGACCCCGGAACAGACGGGTCTGTACGAGGCCGTGGTGCGCGAGAGTCTGGAAGCGCTGAAGGGCACCGACGGGTTCGAACGGCGCGGCCTGGTGGTCGAACTGCTCACCTCGCTCAAGCAGATCTGCAACCACCCAGCGCAGTACCTGAAAGAGCACGGCGGCCGGCTGTCCGGACGCTCGGGAAAGCTGGAACTGCTGGACGAACTGCTCGACGTCCTGCTGGCGGAGGGAGCCTCCATTCTCGTCTTCACCCAGTACGTACAGATGGCCCGGCTGCTCGAACGTCACCTGGCCTCCCGGCACGTACCCACGCAGTGCCTGCACGGGGGCACCCCGCTGCCCCGGCGGGACGAGATGGTGCGCCGCTTCCAGGAGGGATCGGCACCGGTGTTCCTGCTGTCCCTCAAGGCCGCCGGTACCGGTCTGAACCTCACGCGTGCGAGCCATGTCGTCCACTACGACCGCTGGTGGAACCCGGCGGTCGAGGCCCAGGCCACCGACCGCGCCCACCGCATCGGCCAGACCCGGCCCGTTCAGGTGCACCGGCTGGTCACGGAGGGAACCGTGGAGGACCGGATCGCCGACATGCTGCGGCGCAAGCAGGCCCTGGCGGACTCCGTACTGGGCACCGGCGGGGAGTCGGCGCTGACCGAACTGACGGACTCCGAGCTGGCCGAGCTCGTCGAACTGCGGAAGGTGGAGCGTTGA
- a CDS encoding methyltransferase domain-containing protein yields the protein MAHDLAEDREAVRAFFEERAARWDARFPDDGPAYTAAVAEIGLRPGDAVLDAGCGTGRALPALRGAVGPEGSVLGADLTPEMLEEVVRAGRDSAALLLLADVARLPLRGDCLDAVFGAGLISHLPGPQRGLRELARVVRPHGRLALFHPVGRAALAARRGRQLMPDDIRAEPRLRTLLDATGWRLMSFADEDDRYLALAERQPR from the coding sequence ATGGCACACGACCTGGCAGAGGATCGGGAGGCGGTCCGGGCATTTTTCGAGGAGCGGGCCGCCCGTTGGGACGCACGGTTCCCCGACGACGGACCCGCCTACACCGCGGCCGTGGCCGAAATCGGGCTGCGTCCGGGCGACGCCGTACTCGACGCGGGGTGCGGTACCGGACGGGCGCTGCCCGCGCTGCGCGGCGCGGTGGGCCCGGAGGGGTCGGTACTGGGCGCCGACCTCACCCCGGAGATGCTGGAAGAGGTGGTGCGGGCAGGCCGGGACAGCGCCGCCCTCTTGCTCCTCGCCGACGTCGCCCGGCTCCCGTTGCGCGGGGATTGCCTGGACGCGGTGTTCGGCGCCGGGCTCATCTCCCACCTCCCCGGTCCGCAGCGCGGTCTGCGCGAACTGGCCCGCGTCGTTCGCCCGCACGGGCGGCTCGCACTCTTCCACCCGGTGGGCCGCGCCGCGCTGGCAGCCCGCCGGGGCCGACAGCTCATGCCGGACGATATCCGGGCCGAGCCGCGGCTGCGGACGCTGCTCGATGCCACCGGCTGGCGGCTGATGTCCTTCGCCGACGAGGACGACAGATACCTGGCGCTGGCGGAGCGACAGCCCCGATGA
- a CDS encoding oxygenase MpaB family protein, translating into MRRYERLSHILRLDPEQDAHEIYRLIAAYEFPWDFTRALELALYRTYAVPSIGRLLAATAELTDRSQKRYDDTALLLDAVVEHGFDSAQGRTAVRRINQMHHAYDISDDDMRYVLCTFVVMPKRWLDAFGWRRLTGHELRAVSTYYRTLGRRMGIKEIPGSYAEFERFLDRYEAEHFGWDEAARKVSDATLELMASWYPRPLAPVVRGASLALLDDALLRAFRYPEPGAFARRLTRGALRLRGRGVRLLPPRRRPHYARQNPEIRGYPGYPNGFRIADLGVFPAQGGPAGSGCPGRRAAAESRDPHA; encoded by the coding sequence GTGCGCCGCTACGAACGGCTCAGCCACATCCTCCGGCTCGACCCGGAGCAGGACGCGCATGAGATCTACCGCCTGATCGCGGCATACGAGTTCCCGTGGGACTTCACCCGTGCCCTCGAACTCGCCCTGTACCGCACGTACGCAGTGCCGAGCATCGGCAGGCTCCTGGCCGCAACCGCGGAGCTGACCGACCGCTCGCAGAAGCGCTACGACGACACCGCGCTTCTGCTGGACGCCGTCGTCGAGCACGGCTTCGACAGTGCCCAGGGGCGCACCGCGGTGCGCCGGATCAACCAGATGCACCACGCCTACGACATCAGTGACGACGACATGCGCTATGTGCTGTGCACCTTCGTCGTCATGCCCAAGCGCTGGCTCGACGCGTTCGGCTGGCGTCGTCTCACCGGCCACGAACTGCGTGCCGTCAGCACTTACTACCGCACCCTCGGGCGGCGCATGGGCATCAAGGAGATCCCCGGCAGCTATGCGGAGTTCGAGCGCTTCCTCGACCGCTACGAGGCGGAGCACTTCGGCTGGGACGAGGCGGCGCGGAAGGTCTCCGACGCCACCCTGGAGCTGATGGCGTCCTGGTATCCGCGCCCGCTCGCCCCCGTGGTGCGCGGTGCGAGCCTCGCGCTGCTCGACGACGCCTTGCTGCGGGCGTTCCGCTACCCGGAGCCGGGCGCATTCGCCCGGCGGCTGACCCGGGGAGCGCTGCGACTCCGCGGCCGGGGCGTCCGCCTGCTGCCGCCGCGCCGACGGCCGCACTATGCCAGGCAGAATCCGGAGATCCGGGGCTACCCCGGCTACCCGAACGGCTTCCGCATCGCTGACCTGGGGGTCTTTCCCGCCCAAGGCGGCCCGGCCGGCTCGGGTTGCCCCGGGCGGCGGGCGGCGGCCGAGTCCCGCGACCCGCACGCCTGA